A single Aspergillus puulaauensis MK2 DNA, chromosome 7, nearly complete sequence DNA region contains:
- a CDS encoding uncharacterized protein (COG:T;~EggNog:ENOG410PPCU;~InterPro:IPR000719,IPR011009,IPR008271;~PFAM:PF07714,PF00069;~TransMembrane:1 (o376-397i);~go_function: GO:0004672 - protein kinase activity [Evidence IEA];~go_function: GO:0005524 - ATP binding [Evidence IEA];~go_process: GO:0006468 - protein phosphorylation [Evidence IEA]), producing MEGMERINQICDDFSVRLQKLRVRNHEEQPFYPNGTAKEVFRMDEEQLHELFQLLSPRGMSKDDTISAIVRHIVRNLSTVFAVVVRIRRSGDVKLLREFTNLLVHNDAPLQPPLLTDDELPITLDKAQLVFPTLANEFFDTQFQFCAITLRREEDVTYQDYRSQCPLPYKRQQRIGGGAFGEVYKVKIERHHVRSTGDRSGNLEPEWLARKDFKRQQSFTIELDVYKAIMEQPKKHDHLVMVVAILQYRDTSSLFFPLATGDLDQYLNGKLDGDERGLDTLEKKGMLFKRGVALAGALAFLHDGFDGVACLHLDLKPSNVLVYDAYGPDETWKITDFGLTRVRNREFSSAAPGFEGIYLPPECGTLGGRVTAQSDVWSLGCIFALVITYMVYGPSGVKKFTEKRGERPEGDLFYITTRNSTPRISPAVTSWFDHLKQSNPRDETVSRVIRESLDYLQSKVLHPICRQRATARDVELGLRAIHQYFEERGPPSSPQPSQSQPEHVSVLDRLIARFKHRTSESSVSRLRRFGYNLDPNGFGFRFSPVDGDYLAFFSSQNTLFWTVSEIMSALRDGTQIPPPQALRIPDGAIKSFAVSSNTICNCLDGDSFQCHVYNVVGTSSSVRVDDGVRVVYDHMGYIKRVTMSSDGSLAAFVITDRPKGSEMDCRIYLAYTEHLMGTANEAYYLPRSSRSNSVSESSLMSVTTAANLIVEKIVVGSAAQIRFLDFTPNGKFLVVVIQDGSRGFSIRLWDTYSGKCLRDFSVAIESSETFRALFTTCCLFMSKAGDPCLVVVSDHRRILHVNLSTRSTNDRKLNIGIDSVFVCDDGYTLVLIGKNNGLRAYLLPLHSLEKSDFFGSAKINRLSYVPALDDATVQRDPNKQLKLLIASSSGSFLEMGIDH from the exons ATGGAGGGAATGGAGCGAATAAATCAAATTTGTGATGACTTTTCCGTCCGGTTACAGAAACTCCGCGTACGAAATCACGAAGAGCAGCCATTTTATCCCAATGGGACTGCCAAGGAAGTTTTTCGGATGGACGAGGAGCAACTCCATGAGCTATTTCAACTGCTATCCCCCCGTGGCATGTCAAAAGATGACACCATATCAGCTATAGTGCGTCACATTGTACGGAATTTGAGTACCGTATTTGCAGTCGTCGTTCGAATCAGACGCTCGGGCGATGTTAAATTGTTGAGGGAATTCACCAACTTACTCGTTCACAATGATGCTCCCCTCCAACCTCCCCTCTTAACAGACGATGAACTCCCGATCACCCTTGACAAGGCCCAGTTAGTCTTCCCTACGCTCGCGAACGAGTTTTTCGACACCCAGTTTCAGTTTTGTGCTATAACCCTGCggagggaagaagatgtaACGTATCAGGATTATCGATCTCAATGTCCGCTACCCTACAAAAGGCAACAAAGAATAGGAGGTGGTGCTTTTGGTGAGGTTTATAAAGTCAAGATCGAACGGCACCATGTGAGATCTACTGGGGATCGTAGTGGGAACCTGGAACCAGAATGGCTGGCCCGGAAAGATTTCAAAAGACAACAGTCGTTCACCATTGAGCTTGACGTATATAAAGCGATCATGGAACAGCCAAAAAAGCACGATCATCTGGTGATGGTCGTCGCCATTCTGCAATACCGCGATACTAGCAGCCTGTTTTTCCCCTTGGCTACTGGCGATCTTGATCAATATCTCAATGGAAAACTCGACGGAGATGAACGCGGCCTGGATACTTTGGAGAAAAAAGGCATGCTTTTCAAAAGAGGCGTTGCGTTGGCTGGGGCGCTTGCTTTTCTTCACGACGGGTTCGACGGGGTGGCTTGCCTTCATCTTGACTTGAAACCTAGTAATGTGCTGGTCTATGATGCATATGGACCTGACGAAACTTGGAAGATAACAGACTTTGGCCTCACACGTGTGCGAAATCGTGAGTTTTCCAGCGCTGCCCCAGGCTTTGAAGGGATTTACCTGCCCCCAGAGTGCGGGACACTTGGTGGCAGGGTAACAGCTCAAAGCGATGTTTGGTCGCTGGGTTGCATTTTCGCGTTGGTCATAACTTATATGGTTTACGGGCCAAGCGGGGTGAAGAAATTCACAGAAAAGCGTGGTGAGCGGCCAGAGGGcgatttattttatatcacCACTAGGAACTCGACCCCTCGGATCTCTCCCGCTGTAACCTCCTGGTTTGACCACCTGAAGCAGAGCAATCCTCGGGATGAAACGGTGTCCCGCGTGATTCGAGAGTCGCTTGACTACCTCCAGAGCAAGGTTTTACACCCTATTTGTCGCCAACGAGCCACTGCAAGGGACGTGGAACTTGGACTGAGAGCAATCCATCAGTACTTTGAAGAGCGAGGGCCCCCATCCTCACCACAACCCTCGCAAAGCCAGCCGGAGCATGTTTCCGTTTTGGATCGGTTAATCGCAAGGTTCAAGCATCGAACATCAGAGTCGTCTGTTTCCCGACTGCGGAGATTTGGGTATAACCTCGACCCTAATGGATTTGGATTTCGGTTCTCTCCGGTGGATGGCGATTACTtagcctttttttcttcccagaATACCTTATTCTGGACCGTGTCAGAGATCATGTCTGCTCTGCGCGATGGGACACAGATTCCGCCCCCTCAGGCTCTTCGAATCCCGGATGGGGCAATCAAATCATTTGCAGTGAGCTCCAACACAATCTGCAACTGCCTTGATGGGGACTCATTCCAG TGCCACGTATATAATGTTGTGGGGACATCGTCTTCTGTCCGCGTTGATGACGGTGTCAGGGTTGTCTACGACCACATGGGATATATCAAAAGAGTTACTATGTCCTCTGATGGATCTCTCGCTGCGTTCGTCATTACGGATAGACCGAAAGGCTCTGAGATGGATTGTAGGATATATCTTGCCTATACCGAGCATCTCATGGGGACGGCGAATGAGGC CTACTATTTACCGCGCTCTAGCCGTTCAAATTCCGTTTCGGAAAGCTCGCTGATGTCGGTGACTACGGCAGCCAACCTTATTGTCGAGAAAATAGTGGTCGGATCGGCAGCGCAAATACGCTTCCTGGATTTTACGCCAAATGGAAAGTTTCTTGTTGTCGTAATCCAAGATGGCTCGCGTGGCTTTTCGATACGGCTATGGGATACCTATAGTGGAAAATGCCTAAGGGACTTCTCGGTGGCAATCGAG TCATCCGAGACCTTTCGTGCCCTCTTCACAACATGCTGCCTATTTATGTCTAAGGCGGGCGACCCTTGCTTGGTCGTAGTCTCGGATCACCGGCGCATTCTCCACGTCAATCTTTCTACGCGGTCAACTAACGACCGAAAACTAAACATCGGGATTGATAGTGTGTTCGTTTGCGATGATGGGTACACTCTTGTTCTTATTGGCAAGAATAATGGATTGCGAGCCTACCTATTGCCTCTCCACTCGCTGGAAAAATCCGATTTTTTCGGAAGCGCAAAGATAAACCGGTTATCATATGTGCCCGCGCTAGATGATGCCACAGTGCAGCGTGATCCGAACAAacagctgaagctgctgattgcctcctcttctggaTCTTTTCTTGAAATGGGTATCGATCATTGA
- a CDS encoding uncharacterized protein (COG:S;~EggNog:ENOG410PPZG;~TransMembrane:3 (o237-255i389-411o431-452i)), producing MELDTLPILTRPYGPAAQDAPDDAPSLAASPDLYSLIPYTDDFQARAESRRCFNPVESASRVTWIDVDGDQATARTLSSLAELRGCRSLHIPRENGLRILSVNQPNSWRPLNVTGDMFREIVDIAGASSDLLELPLSFFQKSMAVEEGFSSSPVIRHNADSIEIIYIMKYAFEKRVQEKGMDPWVLRQTGVYQKYELATKNSTWVLLHPTANCHFQSRLESFVQSPSQRSCLHRNPLLIHNILFGSFMSAWRDYIKHLEGRMLPIANTTVAAEINKALRVNHESLTAIRGTENRCLVLQPIFRSLEKTFDVLHQANAALSDSGVTQKHDLEAMKQLLNNYLTTINSYGQAAWSLQTRTSRIAAHITDTLSFKDAYVAKRQTEFMVRDSTTVRVITVVTLIYLPSTFMATLLGMNGFFEMDDNHNVVVSPQFWIYIVCSVPLTAATLCYWWYFQKAKQRTERSTDALMV from the exons ATGGAGCTCGACACTCTGCCCATACTGACGCGACCGTATGGTCCCGCAGCACAGGACGCACCAGATGATGCGCCCTCATTAGCAGCTTCGCCTGACTTGTACTCCCTCATTCCATACACGGACGATTTCCAAGCTCGTGCTGAATCGCGGCGATGTTTCAACCCAGTGGAGTCGGCATCTAGAGTAACTTGGATTGATGTTGACGGGGACCAAG CGACTGCGAGAACTTTGAGCTCGCTGGCCGAACTCCGCGGATGCAGAAGTCTTCACATCCCGCGAGAAAATGGGTTGAGAATTTT ATCCGTCAACCAGCCCAACTCCTGGAGGCCACTGAATGTCACTGGCGATATGTTCAGAGAGATCGTGGATATCGCTGGCGCCTCGTCTGACCTGCTGGAGCTGCCACTGTCCTTTTTTCAAAAGTCCATGGCTGTCGAGGAGGGCTTCAGCAGTAGCCCGGTCATCAGGCACAACGCCGACTCGATCG AAATCATTTACATCATGAAATACGCGTTTGAAAAGAGAGTTCAGGAAAAAGGGATGGACCCGTGGGTTCTACGCCAAACAGGTGTATATCAAAAATACGAATTGGCAACCAAAAACAGCACCTGGGTGTTGTTACATCCAACAGCAAACTGCCATTTTCAATCTCGCCTTGAGAGTTTTGTTCAGTCGCCAAGTCAGAGATCCTGTCTGCATCGCAACCCACTTCTCATTCATAACATCCTGTTTGGGTCGTTCATGTCCGCCTGGAGAGATTATATCAAACACCTGGAGGGCCGAATGTTACCCATT GCCAATACCACGGTCGCAGCCGAGATAAACAAGGCGTTGAGAGTCAATCATGAATCCTTGACGGCCATCCGCGGGACCGAGAATCGATGCTTAGTTCTCCAACCAATCTTCCGGTCACTCGAGAAGACCTTCGACGTGCTCCACCAAGCCAATGCGGCGCTTTCGGATTCCGGCGTCACCCAAAAGCATGACTTGGAGGCAATGAAGCAGCTGCTCAATAATTATTTAACCACCATTAACTCGTACGGGCAAGCTGCGTGGTCATTGCAAACCCGGACATCGAGAATAGCAGCACACATCACCGACACTCTCTCCTTCAAGGATGCGTACGTCGCAAAACGACAGACTGAATTCATGGTGCGAGACTCCACCACAGTTCGCGTCATAACCGTGGTGACACTGATATACCTGCCTTCAACATTCATGGCC ACTCTTCTCGGGATGAACGGGTTTTTTGAAATGGACGACAATCATAACGTTGTGGTGTCTCCGCAGTTCTGGATATATATCGTTTGTTCCGTGCCCTTGACCGCAGCAACGCTATGCTACTGGTGGTACTTCCAGAAGGCGAAACAGCGGACTGAACGATCCACTGACGCCTTGATGGTTTGA
- a CDS encoding uncharacterized protein (COG:E;~EggNog:ENOG410PPHF;~InterPro:IPR004840,IPR004841;~PFAM:PF13520,PF00324;~TransMembrane:12 (i96-114o126-153i174-198o210-231i243-260o290-313i340-364o412-432i462-481o501-518i564-586o592-611i);~go_component: GO:0016020 - membrane [Evidence IEA];~go_component: GO:0016021 - integral component of membrane [Evidence IEA];~go_process: GO:0006865 - amino acid transport [Evidence IEA];~go_process: GO:0055085 - transmembrane transport [Evidence IEA]), with amino-acid sequence MASRNSNDDYRINLDDLDWSPTARERQPSGVASLGDTLRVPTISTTPQANSLRSSSIGLGDSPLGGPDEAGEEDTTGPIVIAIHEKDRTVKRRLRGIHVFMITISGVLGAGLYIRSGTVLRIGGPGAVLIAFTVMGLLAWMVMQCIGEFLALWPISGALVEFVAKFVDEDLGTAVGIAYWFTYSINFAALIVAAAGVLDYWDPGKAIQGTIMFFVVPLFLVLLNSFGVQIYGLTEVIGGSIKILGVVIVIACMIAINLGAGEKGHIGTTNYKHGPMFPFDETAVDNWGSAMFYAFSIAAFAYVGVDITAATALEARADRRRKASTDPSDRSPWPYISVRFVATWTSFLVWVIYFIAGILMSLNIEWNDANLPRLSWLGSPVIEDRPDNQKFNSDSGFVISAAMSRIPGLADLITAVIFVTAVFSANTNLYVASRTLFGLTRRLQGPEWRFLAFFGKTNNYQVPARAMLLSCFFMWVPFLYLSPHNSSDTTISSLLEVLAQMGSVSCIVVWACECWAFIRFYNCMSLHRDALNAAPHFAHLRRFRNPGTEDLYPWRSHGQPMTMYLALLGCLFVLAVADGSALWHNWASPRFLSAYLSILCFIPLWLGIKLYNNWGNVQWKLEDLSNFISVEKKLRELDEIHDLATARDKDILEKGWRNLWGFM; translated from the exons ATGGCTTCGCGAAATAGTAACGACGACTACAGAATCAACCTCGATGACTTGGATTGGTCCCCGACTGCTCGCGAACGACAGCCTTCTGGAGTTGCGAGCTTGGGCGATACCTTGCGTGTACCGACAATATCTACCACTCCACAGGCAAATTCCCTACGGTCGAGCTCCATTGGGCTCGGCGACAGCCCCTTGGGTGGCCCAGATGAagcgggcgaggaagatacCACTGGGCCGATTGTCATTGCCATCCACGAGAAGGACCGCACCGTGAA GCGACGACTTCGCGGAATCCATGTCTTC ATGATTACGATAAGCGGGGTCCTCGGAGCCGGATTGTACATACGCAGCGGAACTGTTCTGCGGATTGGAGGCCCTGGAGCTGTTCTGATTGCATTCACGGTGATGGGCCTGCTGGCCTGGATGGTGATGCAATGCATTGGCGAGTTTCTTGCCCTGTGGCCGATTTCAGGTGCGCTTGTCGAATTCGTGGCGAAATTCGTCGATGAGGATTTAGGGACCGCCGTTGGAATCGCATACTG GTTCACCTACTCGATCAACTTCGCAGCCCTAATTGTGGCGGCTGCCGGTGTGCTGGATTACTGGGACCCGGGGAAGGCGATCCAAGGAACAATCATGTTTTTCGTTGTGCCACTGTTCCTGGTCCTACTCAATAGTTTCGGTGTTCAG ATCTATGGTTTGACGGAGGTCATCGGGGGCTCTATAAAGATCCTGGGCGTTGTGATCGTGATCGCTTGTATGATTGCGATCAATCTTGGAG CTGGAGAAAAAGGACATATCGGTACCACAA ATTACAAGCACGGCCCCATGTTCCCGTTCGATGAAACCGCTGTTGACAACTGGGGTTCAGCTATGTT TTATGCATTTTCCATCGCTGCTTTTGCGTACGTCGGTGTCGACATCACTGCTGCCACCGCGCTCGAAGCACGCGCTGACCGAAGGCGCAAAGCATCCACAGACCCGAGCGACAGGAGCCCGTGGCCGTATATATCCGTCCGCTTTGTCGCGACTTGGACCAGCTTCCTTGTCTGGGTGATCTACTTTATCGCCGGCATTCTGATGAGTTTGAATATCGAGTGGAACGATGCGAATCTTCCTCGACTTTCATGGCTTGGATCGCCAGTTATCGAAGACCGTCCAGACAACCAAAAGTTCAACAGTGACTCTGGATTTGTGATTAGCGCCGCCATGTCGAGAATACCAGGACTTGCAGACCTTATTACTGCGGTAATTTTCGTCACCGCCGTGTTCTCTGCCAACACCAACCTCTACGTTGCGTCGCGGACGCTATTCGGTCTTACTCGACGACTGCAAGGGCCGGAGTGGCGCTTCCTCGCTTTCTTTGGGAAGACAAATAACTATCAAGTCCCGGCTCGGGCGATGCTACTATCCTGCTTTTTTATGTGGGTGCCGTTCTTGTACCTGTCTCCACACAACTCTTCGGATACGACGATATCAAGT CTTCTCGAGGTGCTCGCCCAGATGGGTTCCGTGAGTTGCATCGTTGTCTGGGCATGCGAGTGCTGGGCGTTCATCCGCTTCTACAACTG TATGTCCCTTCACCGAGACGCACTCAACGCCGCACCCCACTTCGCCCATCTCCGCCGATTCCGCAATCCTGGCACAGAAGACCTTTACCCTTGGCGCTCGCACGGACAGCCCATGACAATGTACCTTGCCCTTTTGGGATGCTTGTTTGTACTCGCGGTTGCAGATGGTTCTGCGCTGTGGCATAACTGGGCATCCCCGAGGTTTCTGTCCGCCTACCTATCG ATACTATGCTTCATCCCACTATGGCTGGGTATAAAATTATACAATAACTGGGGAAATGTCCAATGGAAACTGGAAGACCTATCGAACTTCATTTCGGTCGAAAAGAAACTGCGCGAGCTAGACGAGATTCACGATCTGGCTACAGCTAGAGACAAGGACATCCTGGAGAAAGGATGGAGGAATCTATGGGGATTTATGTAA
- a CDS encoding uncharacterized protein (CAZy:GH106;~COG:S;~EggNog:ENOG410PUJE;~PFAM:PF17132;~SECRETED:SignalP(1-19)), protein MHTITWLQFLLLPIASCTFQNPPNTARVKFRYWLPDPSVNTTTVQHDIQSAGSIGAGGVQLVPLYNYGGSLAAPPSGADWATYGFGTEAYNRVLKASLQAAKEAGMVLDFALGPNQGQGVPAETTDRGLHWDLVPFNTTVPRNGSYTGRIPGWGSGELVSLVSAEVLASSVIQNPASSTFSTPSTNSTRLVLRNASLTDHTDKVCHDGTVELRFDTKSTRHLFAYYQYQDLAKNLDIETNTTESIFDNGSYIVDHFSARGAQTTIDFWEEHILNDSETRQLLSEVGKYAWEDSIEIESNISWTPSLPEKFQQVAGYDIRKYLPLIQFGNNNPGVQPSYPGDIQCVLDTQDAGQGVVNDYREALAQGYQEYLNTIKEWTSSLGLEYSAQISYNLPLDMESSIAHADAPECESLAFNDNIDGYRQFSGVANVAQKGVISNEMGADIRTAFRLSVSHLLWQINRAFAGGVNQVVLHGQTYSGNYYDTTWPGYASFFMLFGESYNDKQPAWEYSYPDMIAHASRNQFVLRKGMPRTDVAFLNKDSVTDPQLGTVYAGSDLVDSGYTYSYLSPDNLDIDSIRVDNGLLAPESPAYRAIVVTTHQNVTLESVKKLLQFAQAGLPVILSGGLPGYYPSGNASDTVARKDAVTTALHNLQRTENVYTTGTNRVAQRLTAIGIHPRVRIQTNGTWYPVYRADNATDIDYIFLFSESASKALSKGTITVQTTKTPYILNSWSGNRSPVVHYQVNNNGTITIPLTLAANQTTVLAFSSSLKNQIDTPATHAVYLPDSVIGYNYTKTAGLALHVSTVHRSSNSTVQLSNGKTHHLPVSPSPAPSVQPGDSRTKPFKLSNWTLKAEHWTAPANLSHADIPAVKHNTTHSLRGTFIPSWLDIEGLKNASGVGYYRAGFQWDTTAMNGSNGSNIGAYISLPPVSHGLQVYINGHRLDGIDLNRPLADMGPYLTSGVNVVDVIVPTVMWNYIRRLYGDIEIAGSAPLLTTTGPLPSLAETGLIGEVEVWPYVVSWIDV, encoded by the exons ATGCATACAATCACCTGGcttcaattcctcctcctcccaataGCATCATGCACCTTCCAAAACCCGCCCAACACCGCCCGCGTTAAATTCCGCTACTGGCTCCCAGACCCCAGCGTAAACACGACCACAGTCCAACATGACATCCAATCCGCCGGCTCAATCGGCGCCGGTggcgtccagctcgtcccGCTATACAACTACGGTGGATCCTTAGCGGCGCCCCCGTCCGGCGCAGACTGGGCTACCTACGGCTTTGGGACGGAGGCTTATAACCGTGTCCTCAAGGCCTCGCTACAAGCTGCGAAGGAGGCAGGCATGGTCCTTGATTTTGCTTTAGGGCCGAATCAGGGACAGGGTGTTCCTGCAGAGACGACGGATCGAGGATTGCATTGGGATTTG GTGCCCTTTAACACTACTGTTCCTCGCAATGGTTCATATACCGGCAGGATTCCTGGATGGGGATCAGGGGAGCTGGTGTCCCTCGTTTCAGCGGAAGTTTTGGCCTCGTCGGTTATCCAGAACCCAGCCAGCTCGACCTTCAGCACACCATCGACGAACTCTACGAGATTAGTGCTTCGGAATGCGTCTCTCACCGACCATACCGATAAAGTCTGCCATGATGGAACAGTGGAACTGCGATTTGATACAAAGTCTACTCGCCACCTCTTCGCATACTACCAGTACCAAGACCTGGCAAAGAACCTAGACATCGAAACCAACACCACAGAAAGCATCTTCGACAATGGCTCTTACATTGTAGACCACTTCAGTGCCCGCGGTGCACAAACCACGATTGACTTCTGGGAGGAGCATATCCTCAACGACTCCGAGACCAGGCAGCTCCTATCCGAAGTCGGGAAGTATGCCTGGGAAGACAGTATCGAGATCGAGTCCAACATCTCCTGGACACCCTCGCTGCCAGAGAAATTCCAGCAAGTCGCCGGGTACGACATACGGAAATACCTCCCCTTAATCCAATTCGGGAATAACAACCCTGGTGTGCAGCCATCCTACCCAGGGGATATCCAATGCGTTCTCGACACCCAAGACGCCGGCCAGGGCGTGGTAAATGACTACCGCGAAGCCCTAGCCCAGGGATACCAAGAATATCTAAACACCATCAAGGAATGGACATCCTCTCTCGGCCTCGAATACTCCGCCCAGATCTCCTACAACCTCCCGCTGGATATGGAATCGAGCATTGCACACGCCGACGCCCCTGAATGCGAGAGCCTCGCCTTCAACGACAACATCGACGGATATCGCCAGTTCTCCGGGGTCGCAAATGTCGCGCAGAAAGGCGTCATATCCAACGAGATGGGCGCGGATATTCGGACGGCATTCAGGCTGTCTGTTTCGCATCTGCTCTGGCAGATTAACCGTGCGTTTGCGGGAGGCGTGAACCAGGTTGTCCTACATGGGCAGACATACTCGGGGAATTACTATGACACGACATGGCCGGGGTATGCGTCGTTCTTTATGCTGTTTGGGGAATCGTATAACGATAAGCAGCCTGCTTGGGAATATAGCTATCCTGATATGATTGCGCATGCGAGCAGGAATCAGTTTGTTTTGAGAAAAGGGATGCCGAGGACGGATGTTGCCTTTTTGAATAAAGATTCTGTTACGGATCCTCAGCTTGGGACTGTTTATGCTGGCAGTGATCTTGTCGACTCTGGGTATACGTACAGCTATTTGTCGCCCGATAATCTGGATATAGACAGTATTCGGGTTGACAATGGTCTTCTTGCTCCTGAGTCTCCGGCGTATAGGGCTATCGTCGTTACTACCCATCAGAACGTCACGTTGGAGTCTGTGAAGAAACTGCTGCAGTTTGCGCAGGCTGGACTCCCTGTGATCCTCAGCGGTGGGCTGCCGGGGTACTATCCCTCTGGGAATGCCAGTGATACCGTCGCTAGAAAAGATGCAGTTACAACTGCTCTCCATAACCTACAACGAACTGAGAACGTCTATACCACTGGCACAAACAGGGTTGCCCAACGCCTAACAGCCATAGGGATTCATCCTCGCGTCCGCATCCAAACGAACGGCACCTGGTACCCGGTCTACAGAGCAGACAACGCAACAGATATAGACTACATCTTCTTATTCTCAGAGTCCGCCTCCAAAGCCCTGTCGAAAGGTACAATTACAGTTCAAACCACGAAAACGCCATATATCCTGAACAGCTGGAGTGGGAATCGTTCCCCAGTCGTGCATTACCAGGTCAACAACAACGGCACAATCACTATCCCACTGACACTTGCCGCGAACCAGACAACAGTACTGGCATTCAGTAGCAGCCTCAAGAATCAAATCGACACGCCGGCAACTCATGCAGTCTACCTCCCGGACTCTGTCATCGGGTATAACTATACCAAAACCGCTGGACTGGCTTTACACGTCAGTACCGTCCACCGTTCATCAAACTCGACTGTACAGCTATCAAACGGAAAGACGCACCATCTCCCGGTCTCACCATCACCTGCGCCATCAGTACAACCAGGGGACTCCAGGACAAAACCATTCAAACTCTCAAACTGGACCCTAAAGGCCGAACACTGGACCGCTCCCGCAAACCTCTCCCACGCGGATATCCCAGCCGTGAAACATAACACTACGCACTCATTGCGTGGAACGTTCATTCCATCCTGGCTTGATATTGAGGGATTGAAGAACGCCTCCGGTGTTGGATATTACCGGGCTGGATTTCAGTGGGATACTACCGCCATGAATGGTAGTAACGGTAGTAATATAGGAGCATATATTTCCCTCCCTCCCGTCTCACACGGGCTACAAGTATACATCAACGGACATCGACTTGACGGGATTGACCTGAATAGACCGCTTGCTGATATGGGACCCTACCTTACGTCCGGGGTCAATGTGGTGGATGTGATTGTGCCCACTGTTATGTGGAATTATATCCGCAGGTTATATGGTGATATTGAGATCGCAGGGTCGGCGCCCTTGTTGACCACAACGGGGCCTCTGCCGAGTCTTGCTGAGACCGGGCTTATTGGGGAGGTAGAGGTATGGCCGTATGTTGTTAGTTGGATTGATGTTTAA